One segment of Thermococcus sp. AM4 DNA contains the following:
- the gcvPB gene encoding aminomethyl-transferring glycine dehydrogenase subunit GcvPB → MFRQAKWDEPLIFELSREGRVGYTLPKPIEDVDVEIPEKLKRKSTLNLPELSEPEIVKHYTRLSEMNYGVDSGIYPLGSCTMKYNPKINEEIAGHPGVAYVHPYQDERTVQGALRIMWELEQWLKEITGMDRFTLQPAAGANGEFTGVSIIRAYHLDNGEPQRDEMLVADSAHGTNPASAAMAGFKVIEIPSTEEGTMDLEALENAVGERTAGLMLTNPNTLGIFEDEILEIAKIVHKAGGLLYYDGANLNAVLGKVRPGDMGFDVVHLNLHKTFSTPHGGGGPGSGPVGVKDFLKDYLPVPLVNYDEENDRYYLDYDVPKSIGKVKELYGNFAVMVRALVYLKVMGREGLKNVSEIAVLNANYLTRKLLGTRGYELPGKKLRKHETVFSAEPMKKETGVTAMDVAKRLLDFGMHAPTVYFPLIVHEALMIEPTETVSKEELDAYVEALKRISEEAYTNPEVVKSAPHNTAVRRVDDVLAAKRPIISWRMYRELKERGEVDY, encoded by the coding sequence ATGTTCCGCCAGGCTAAGTGGGACGAACCCCTCATCTTCGAGCTTTCGAGAGAGGGAAGGGTCGGCTATACGTTGCCGAAGCCGATTGAGGACGTTGATGTCGAAATTCCCGAGAAGCTAAAAAGGAAGAGCACTCTCAACCTTCCGGAGCTGAGCGAGCCGGAGATAGTGAAGCATTACACCCGCTTAAGCGAGATGAACTACGGCGTTGATTCCGGTATCTACCCGCTCGGCTCGTGCACCATGAAGTACAACCCCAAGATAAACGAGGAGATAGCCGGTCACCCCGGGGTCGCCTACGTCCACCCGTATCAGGACGAGAGAACCGTCCAGGGCGCGCTCAGGATAATGTGGGAGCTGGAGCAGTGGCTCAAGGAGATAACCGGTATGGACCGCTTTACTTTACAGCCCGCTGCCGGAGCAAACGGCGAGTTTACCGGCGTTTCCATAATCCGTGCCTATCACTTAGACAACGGCGAACCCCAGAGGGACGAGATGCTTGTTGCCGATTCCGCCCATGGAACGAACCCGGCCAGCGCGGCGATGGCCGGCTTCAAGGTCATTGAGATTCCCTCGACGGAAGAGGGGACAATGGACCTGGAGGCCCTTGAGAACGCGGTCGGCGAGAGGACGGCTGGATTGATGCTCACCAACCCCAACACCCTCGGCATCTTCGAGGACGAGATACTCGAGATAGCCAAGATAGTCCACAAGGCCGGCGGGCTTCTCTACTACGATGGTGCCAACTTAAACGCCGTCCTCGGAAAGGTCAGGCCCGGCGACATGGGCTTCGACGTTGTCCATCTCAACCTGCACAAGACGTTCTCGACGCCCCACGGTGGAGGCGGACCGGGAAGCGGACCGGTCGGAGTTAAGGACTTCCTCAAGGACTATCTGCCCGTTCCGCTGGTGAATTATGACGAGGAGAACGACCGCTACTACCTCGACTACGACGTGCCCAAGAGCATCGGAAAGGTGAAGGAGCTCTACGGCAACTTCGCGGTCATGGTGAGGGCCCTCGTTTACCTCAAGGTCATGGGAAGAGAAGGGCTGAAGAACGTGAGCGAGATAGCCGTTCTCAACGCCAACTACCTGACGAGGAAGCTTTTGGGGACAAGGGGCTACGAGTTGCCCGGCAAGAAGCTTAGGAAGCACGAAACCGTCTTCTCCGCTGAACCTATGAAGAAGGAAACCGGAGTTACCGCGATGGATGTGGCGAAGAGACTGCTCGACTTCGGAATGCACGCGCCGACGGTTTACTTCCCGCTGATTGTGCACGAGGCCCTGATGATTGAGCCGACCGAGACGGTCAGTAAAGAGGAGCTCGACGCCTACGTCGAGGCGCTGAAGAGGATAAGCGAGGAGGCCTACACCAATCCCGAGGTCGTCAAGAGCGCCCCGCACAACACCGCCGTGAGGCGCGTTGACGACGTTCTTGCCGCGAAGAGGCCGATAATCAGCTGGCGCATGTACAGGGAGCTCAAGGAAAGGGGAGAAGTCGACTACTGA
- a CDS encoding ABC transporter ATP-binding protein encodes MKAIEIRGLRKSYGGFLALKGVDLEVDEGEILALLGPNGAGKTTLIRILAEGLGYDSGEIRVFGRPLSKETARLIGYVPQESIAYDLLTVEENLSFYADLYDAPGERIMELMNRFSLPAKKKAKELSGGFKRRLNLAIALLYEPKILILDEPSTGLDVPSRRELWEIIKRFKSEGKTVLIATHYMEEAEALADRVAIMNEGRVIAVGTPEELKALAGEESVIHVEGLLRGTELVRREFQRVVERENALRVSVRNAKTALPRLVELLVGAGSEIRTIRVEEPTLEDVFLKLTGRGLE; translated from the coding sequence ATGAAGGCCATCGAAATCCGGGGGCTGAGGAAGAGCTACGGTGGGTTCCTTGCCCTTAAAGGCGTTGACCTTGAGGTTGATGAGGGGGAGATACTCGCGCTTCTCGGGCCCAACGGCGCCGGAAAAACGACCCTCATAAGGATCCTCGCCGAGGGACTCGGCTACGATTCCGGCGAGATAAGGGTGTTTGGAAGGCCCCTCTCAAAGGAAACGGCCCGGCTGATCGGCTACGTGCCCCAGGAGAGCATAGCCTACGACCTCCTGACCGTTGAGGAGAACCTGAGCTTCTACGCCGACCTCTACGATGCCCCGGGCGAGAGGATAATGGAGCTGATGAACAGATTCTCCCTACCCGCGAAGAAAAAGGCCAAGGAGCTGAGCGGGGGCTTTAAGAGACGCCTCAACCTGGCGATAGCCCTCCTCTACGAGCCGAAAATTCTCATCCTTGACGAGCCTTCGACCGGTCTCGACGTTCCTTCGAGGAGGGAGCTCTGGGAAATCATAAAACGGTTCAAGTCGGAAGGAAAAACAGTCCTGATAGCGACCCACTACATGGAGGAGGCAGAAGCCCTCGCCGACAGGGTGGCGATAATGAACGAGGGAAGGGTCATAGCGGTCGGAACGCCCGAGGAGCTGAAGGCCCTCGCCGGGGAGGAGAGCGTCATCCACGTGGAGGGCCTCCTGAGGGGGACCGAGCTCGTGAGGAGGGAATTCCAGCGGGTGGTCGAGCGCGAAAACGCCCTCCGGGTGTCGGTGCGGAACGCTAAGACAGCCCTTCCGAGGCTCGTCGAGCTCCTCGTCGGGGCGGGCAGCGAGATAAGGACGATAAGGGTCGAGGAGCCGACGCTTGAGGACGTCTTTCTGAAGCTCACCGGGAGGGGTCTGGAATGA
- a CDS encoding alpha/beta hydrolase, with protein MVWPIVLIFVLILFLAFSAFVGYKMVKPPRFVGDWTPKDLGYDYEEVTIETRDGLKLSGWWIPNGEKTVIPLHGYTRSRWDDVYMKQTTEFLLKEGYSVLTFDFRAHGKSEGKYTTVGEKELIDVLSAIDWLKSNHPEKAEKIGLVGFSMGAVVTIMALAEDERVTCGVADSPPVYMDRTGARGLKYFANLPEWLYTFVKPFTKLFSGAKELDVLQYADRVKKPLLLIAGEKDPLVKPEEVKEFYERNRQINPNVELWISDAPHVRTLKFHPEEWKERVGRFLEKWLK; from the coding sequence ATGGTGTGGCCGATCGTTTTGATTTTTGTCCTCATACTTTTCCTGGCCTTCTCGGCCTTCGTTGGCTACAAGATGGTCAAGCCGCCCCGCTTCGTCGGCGATTGGACGCCAAAGGATCTCGGCTACGACTACGAGGAGGTAACGATAGAAACCAGGGACGGACTAAAGCTGAGCGGCTGGTGGATCCCCAACGGCGAGAAAACGGTAATCCCCCTACACGGCTACACGAGGAGCAGGTGGGACGACGTCTACATGAAGCAGACCACAGAGTTCCTCCTAAAGGAAGGCTACAGCGTCCTGACCTTCGACTTTCGGGCTCACGGAAAGAGCGAAGGAAAGTACACGACGGTTGGAGAGAAAGAGCTGATCGACGTTCTCTCTGCAATAGACTGGCTGAAGAGCAACCATCCTGAGAAAGCGGAAAAAATCGGCCTCGTCGGGTTCTCGATGGGCGCGGTGGTCACGATAATGGCCCTAGCCGAGGACGAGAGGGTAACCTGCGGCGTGGCCGACTCGCCGCCGGTGTACATGGACAGAACCGGGGCCAGGGGGCTCAAATACTTCGCCAACCTTCCGGAGTGGCTCTACACCTTCGTCAAGCCCTTCACAAAGCTCTTCAGCGGTGCGAAGGAGCTGGACGTCCTCCAGTACGCAGACAGGGTGAAGAAGCCCCTCCTGCTGATAGCGGGAGAAAAGGACCCCCTCGTCAAGCCGGAGGAGGTAAAGGAGTTCTACGAGAGGAACAGGCAGATAAACCCGAACGTCGAGCTCTGGATCAGCGATGCGCCGCACGTCAGGACCCTGAAGTTCCACCCGGAGGAGTGGAAGGAAAGGGTCGGAAGGTTCCTCGAAAAGTGGCTGAAGTAG
- a CDS encoding type II toxin-antitoxin system VapC family toxin has protein sequence MTTSLRERVLVDSNVIIELLRGNERVKDALSRLKSEYQLAINPIIFAEVAYHLIVAKYIEKKGRYSSYDVKRELRRDEGLLEYYRAFYANFIEMGLAQGLKILEVDEETVELANELIEEKRLLPNDALILATALKFGIRKIVTLNGDFDVGLVEVIKPEEAD, from the coding sequence ATGACTACCTCCTTGAGAGAGCGAGTGCTCGTTGACAGCAACGTAATCATCGAGCTCCTCCGGGGGAACGAGAGGGTTAAAGACGCTCTCTCCCGACTAAAGAGCGAGTATCAGCTTGCCATAAACCCGATAATCTTCGCGGAAGTGGCCTATCACCTGATTGTTGCAAAATACATCGAGAAGAAGGGCAGATACTCCTCCTACGACGTGAAGCGGGAACTCAGACGAGACGAAGGCCTGCTGGAATACTACAGGGCTTTCTATGCCAACTTCATCGAGATGGGCCTCGCCCAGGGGCTCAAAATCCTCGAGGTTGATGAGGAAACCGTCGAACTCGCGAACGAGCTGATTGAGGAGAAGAGGCTCCTGCCCAACGACGCTTTGATTTTGGCCACCGCTCTGAAGTTTGGGATTAGGAAAATCGTAACCCTAAACGGAGATTTTGACGTTGGCCTTGTTGAGGTTATAAAGCCGGAGGAGGCTGATTGA
- a CDS encoding MFS transporter encodes MRREFSWGTVLGLALLGFSMSTGWALNKGLSFKLLQNGYTNSAFVIGAVLSLQGLMGIFVPILMGYYSDISRFGKGRRTPFILAGGIFAGLFALGIYFSYVSKVPLLAFAAMLALFYFAMYFYVAQYRSLMPDVIPSGERGKASGVITLFEWAGNLFLFGSLAFLIIKATKITGIDNEINALIAAGYMWIPFAVVAGFLMISALIVYAKVKEPAFPEEIPEEGLFDYLRSIVADRDFLKFYSAQILWWMSFEFVAVFLFGILESVLGTQNVTALGNAIMALFNVTVLVGALVGGVLYDKVGRRKSILLGGIIFLLPFLAGWFVYTKIQITALIGVAGIGWGMLMATSWPVIGDLLTKYEREAFNGRYYGFFEATKSFPILIAGIVGGAIVQLAGGNYKVLFPVGAIFVLIALPLIWGMKNLDETSKAKPGIEGLEEAELEV; translated from the coding sequence ATGAGGAGGGAATTCAGCTGGGGAACGGTTCTCGGTCTGGCGCTCTTAGGTTTCAGCATGAGCACGGGGTGGGCCCTTAACAAGGGGCTGTCCTTCAAACTGCTCCAGAATGGCTACACAAACTCGGCCTTCGTTATCGGTGCGGTCCTCTCGCTCCAGGGCCTCATGGGAATATTCGTTCCTATCCTGATGGGATATTACAGCGATATAAGCCGCTTTGGAAAGGGCAGGAGGACGCCGTTCATACTCGCGGGCGGTATATTCGCCGGTCTGTTCGCACTTGGCATCTATTTCAGCTACGTATCAAAGGTTCCACTGCTCGCCTTTGCGGCGATGCTCGCTCTGTTCTACTTTGCCATGTACTTCTACGTGGCTCAATACAGGTCTCTAATGCCGGACGTCATACCAAGCGGCGAGCGCGGAAAGGCGAGCGGTGTTATAACGCTCTTCGAGTGGGCCGGCAACCTCTTCCTCTTCGGTAGCCTTGCCTTCCTGATAATCAAGGCCACGAAGATCACGGGCATCGACAACGAGATCAACGCCCTCATCGCAGCGGGCTACATGTGGATCCCCTTCGCCGTCGTCGCGGGCTTTCTAATGATCTCCGCCCTCATAGTCTACGCCAAGGTCAAGGAACCGGCATTCCCCGAGGAGATTCCCGAGGAGGGGCTTTTTGACTACCTTCGTTCAATCGTCGCCGACAGGGACTTCCTCAAGTTCTACTCGGCCCAAATACTGTGGTGGATGAGCTTTGAGTTCGTCGCCGTGTTCCTCTTCGGGATCCTCGAATCCGTTCTGGGAACGCAGAACGTTACAGCCCTCGGAAACGCCATAATGGCCCTCTTCAACGTCACCGTCCTCGTCGGTGCACTGGTGGGAGGAGTTCTCTACGACAAAGTTGGGCGGAGGAAATCGATCCTCCTCGGTGGGATTATATTCCTCCTGCCGTTCCTTGCTGGATGGTTCGTTTATACCAAGATCCAGATAACGGCCCTCATCGGCGTCGCCGGAATCGGCTGGGGAATGCTCATGGCAACATCATGGCCTGTCATCGGCGACCTGCTCACCAAGTACGAGCGTGAGGCCTTCAACGGGCGCTACTACGGCTTCTTTGAGGCCACCAAGTCCTTCCCGATTCTCATCGCGGGCATCGTGGGAGGAGCGATAGTCCAGCTCGCCGGCGGTAACTACAAGGTGCTCTTCCCAGTAGGCGCGATCTTCGTTCTCATAGCCCTTCCCCTGATCTGGGGAATGAAGAACCTCGACGAGACCTCAAAGGCCAAGCCCGGAATTGAAGGACTGGAAGAGGCTGAGCTGGAGGTATGA
- a CDS encoding ABC transporter permease: protein MKARAVKGIILKDLREIRREKMALFWVFVFPLMWITLLGGIWGGHNPPVKVDLGVVYHNESAPFTAGDVVEIMRNVTIDGVHIFKIREYGDEESALKALEQRRIDALLVFPEGFGENLSRGFPARVYAYFDRSDPQNYQIVSGTVKGFLSEFERRVAERRLNITLSYMEKYVLTEEMGNLTFEDLKKYLLGLTNPLDLRESQVAGESPSPIQFYVTSFIGIQFLFATMIMIGSGTLEEIEHGTLRRIAASPATAWDFLAGKMLSTFVVITISILIGIAYARLVFGETVFPGLIGWALIFLAAVFSMGLGLAIAMATGSIKATNALVNLISMPLLFLAGIVIPESILPGWARPIANYLPLGRALKDLRLLELYHRPAEEIAPDLLWLSVGAFGTLLIAVLLYNRGIKRME, encoded by the coding sequence ATGAAGGCCAGGGCGGTTAAGGGAATAATCCTGAAGGATCTCCGGGAGATAAGGCGGGAGAAGATGGCCCTGTTCTGGGTGTTCGTCTTTCCCCTCATGTGGATAACCCTGCTCGGGGGCATATGGGGTGGCCACAACCCGCCGGTGAAGGTCGACCTCGGCGTCGTGTACCACAACGAGAGCGCGCCCTTCACGGCCGGGGATGTGGTGGAGATAATGAGGAACGTCACAATCGACGGAGTTCACATCTTTAAGATACGAGAGTACGGGGATGAGGAAAGTGCACTGAAGGCCCTGGAGCAGAGAAGGATCGACGCCCTCCTTGTGTTTCCGGAGGGTTTCGGGGAGAACCTTTCCAGGGGCTTTCCGGCGAGGGTCTACGCCTACTTCGACCGGAGCGATCCGCAGAACTACCAGATAGTCAGCGGGACGGTGAAGGGCTTCCTCTCGGAGTTTGAACGGCGGGTTGCTGAGAGGAGGCTCAACATCACCCTCAGCTACATGGAGAAGTACGTTCTGACCGAGGAAATGGGCAACCTCACCTTTGAAGACCTGAAGAAGTACCTCCTCGGCCTGACGAACCCCCTCGACCTCAGGGAGAGTCAGGTTGCAGGAGAGTCGCCGTCTCCGATCCAGTTCTACGTCACGAGCTTCATAGGCATACAGTTCCTCTTTGCAACGATGATAATGATCGGCTCGGGAACACTTGAGGAGATCGAGCACGGGACTCTGAGGCGCATAGCGGCCTCACCCGCAACCGCGTGGGACTTCCTGGCCGGAAAGATGCTCTCAACTTTCGTAGTCATAACCATCAGCATACTGATAGGCATAGCCTACGCGAGGCTGGTCTTTGGGGAGACAGTCTTTCCGGGCCTCATCGGCTGGGCGCTCATCTTCCTCGCGGCGGTCTTCTCCATGGGCCTTGGACTGGCGATAGCGATGGCAACTGGGAGCATAAAGGCGACGAACGCCCTCGTCAACCTGATCTCAATGCCCCTCCTCTTCCTCGCCGGAATAGTCATCCCGGAGAGCATACTCCCCGGCTGGGCGAGACCAATAGCGAACTACCTCCCTCTCGGAAGGGCCCTGAAGGACCTCCGCCTTCTGGAGCTCTACCACCGCCCCGCAGAGGAGATCGCGCCCGATCTGCTCTGGCTTTCAGTCGGGGCCTTTGGAACGCTCTTGATAGCGGTGCTCCTCTACAACAGGGGGATAAAAAGAATGGAGTGA
- a CDS encoding SLC45 family MFS transporter, which produces MQFKYSRIFLLGFGFFGISIIWALYNAYIPIFLQDTFGMSRTVTGFIMTIDNLFAVLLLPFLGALSDMTRTKLGRRKPYILLGAPSAALMFALIPIAREHGNLALFMGTIILMNFFMALFRSPVVAFMPDITPSEKRSQANGIINFMGGLGALLAYFGGKVLYEMNYAYPFYFGAAIMLLANLLVVLFVPEPEEYRVPGKGINLRKLLSETSRKSFGELKENLRDVFASHEKSLLAILLAIFFWFVAFNSLETFFTSYVKYHLYGVPVGAPETELTRKIESTGAFMLGVFSLSFMLFAIPAGFIGARLGRKKTITLGLLMVVIIMLGAFFIGETSRPSSPSLSDPVIMTFMGLFFLGGIGWAMVNVNSLPMVVDMTTEEKLGGYTGLYYFFSQAANLLAPPLAGAFLDLIGYETLLPFAMAFFVLALATVQFVRRGDVVRSAGDALDYVPDMD; this is translated from the coding sequence GTGCAGTTCAAATACTCCCGCATATTCCTGCTCGGCTTCGGTTTCTTCGGTATAAGCATAATATGGGCCCTCTACAACGCCTACATACCGATATTCCTTCAGGACACCTTTGGGATGAGCAGAACCGTGACGGGCTTCATAATGACGATAGACAACCTCTTCGCGGTCCTACTGCTCCCGTTCCTCGGGGCCTTGAGCGACATGACCCGGACGAAGCTCGGGAGGAGAAAGCCCTACATCCTCCTCGGTGCTCCCTCCGCTGCCCTGATGTTCGCGCTGATCCCCATAGCCAGGGAGCACGGCAACTTGGCCCTATTCATGGGGACGATAATCCTCATGAACTTCTTCATGGCCCTCTTCCGCTCGCCGGTCGTTGCCTTCATGCCCGACATAACACCGAGCGAAAAGAGGAGCCAGGCCAATGGCATAATCAACTTCATGGGCGGTCTCGGGGCCCTGCTCGCGTACTTCGGCGGGAAGGTTCTCTACGAGATGAACTACGCCTATCCCTTCTACTTCGGAGCCGCGATAATGCTCCTTGCGAACCTCCTGGTGGTTCTCTTCGTGCCGGAGCCGGAGGAGTACAGGGTTCCGGGGAAGGGCATAAACCTAAGGAAGCTTCTCTCTGAGACTTCACGCAAGAGCTTCGGTGAGCTGAAGGAAAACCTCAGGGACGTTTTCGCAAGCCACGAAAAGAGCCTGCTCGCGATCCTTCTCGCGATATTCTTCTGGTTCGTGGCCTTTAACTCCCTCGAGACATTCTTCACGAGCTACGTCAAGTACCACCTCTACGGCGTACCCGTTGGTGCCCCCGAAACCGAGCTGACGAGGAAGATCGAGAGCACGGGGGCGTTTATGCTCGGCGTCTTCAGCCTGAGCTTCATGCTCTTCGCCATTCCGGCGGGCTTCATTGGAGCGAGGCTCGGCAGAAAGAAGACGATAACGCTGGGCCTCCTGATGGTCGTCATCATAATGCTCGGGGCGTTCTTCATAGGGGAAACCTCAAGGCCATCGAGCCCGAGCCTCTCGGACCCGGTCATAATGACCTTCATGGGGCTGTTCTTCCTCGGCGGAATCGGCTGGGCTATGGTCAACGTGAACTCCCTGCCAATGGTCGTGGACATGACGACGGAGGAAAAGCTGGGTGGCTACACCGGTCTCTACTACTTCTTCAGCCAGGCCGCTAATCTCCTCGCCCCTCCACTCGCGGGAGCGTTCCTCGACCTCATCGGCTACGAAACGCTCCTGCCCTTTGCGATGGCCTTCTTCGTCCTGGCGCTTGCGACGGTGCAGTTCGTCAGGAGGGGCGACGTGGTCAGATCAGCGGGAGATGCATTGGACTACGTTCCGGACATGGACTGA
- a CDS encoding glycerophosphodiester phosphodiesterase family protein, with amino-acid sequence MRPGRTGKPIILGHRGFRGPLENTLPAFRRALVHAEGIEFDVRMTRDGKPVVLHDEVFMADGRLYSVGDLTYRELVRLHPLGKLIPRVRDVLRLSPPIINADIKEILALEPLLRELEREGMLGRAILSVDVFEWVHRIGRACPDCRVGFSITNARSLFLSLRANSYSIHVPLDLVRYIGFRGFLGLLNLYRRRNLKILLWNYRMNEVELVPRVLGVADGVISDDPARLKRFISPK; translated from the coding sequence ATGAGGCCCGGGCGCACTGGAAAGCCAATTATCCTCGGTCACAGGGGCTTCAGGGGGCCTTTGGAGAACACGCTTCCTGCATTCAGGAGGGCCCTTGTCCATGCCGAGGGGATTGAGTTCGACGTGAGAATGACCCGCGACGGCAAACCCGTCGTCCTCCACGACGAAGTTTTTATGGCCGATGGAAGGCTGTACTCCGTGGGCGATTTAACATATCGGGAGCTCGTTCGCCTCCATCCCCTCGGAAAGCTCATCCCCCGCGTTCGGGACGTTCTCCGGCTTTCTCCACCGATCATAAACGCGGACATCAAGGAAATCCTGGCCCTGGAACCCCTTCTGCGGGAGCTTGAAAGGGAGGGAATGCTCGGAAGGGCCATATTATCCGTTGACGTTTTCGAGTGGGTGCACAGGATCGGGAGGGCCTGTCCCGATTGCCGTGTGGGGTTCTCAATAACGAACGCACGGAGCCTCTTCCTCAGCCTCAGGGCCAACTCGTATTCCATCCACGTCCCCCTTGATCTCGTGCGATACATTGGGTTCCGGGGCTTTTTGGGCCTTCTCAACCTCTACAGGCGGAGAAACCTGAAAATACTGCTCTGGAACTATCGGATGAACGAAGTCGAGCTCGTTCCCCGGGTTCTCGGCGTGGCTGATGGGGTCATCTCTGACGACCCCGCGAGACTGAAAAGGTTTATATCGCCCAAGTGA
- the gcvPA gene encoding aminomethyl-transferring glycine dehydrogenase subunit GcvPA, producing the protein MGKHYLPNLAQRDEMLREIGFSSIEELFSDVPEGMVKEFNLPEGKSEYEVFLELNEVLSKNKTVLDMPSFLGAGTYFHYVPAHVKYLIERSEFLTAYTPYQPEISQGMLQALFEYQSMMAELYGLPVVNSSMYDWGTAIAEAALMTVRLHRGKRKRFVIPKAISPEKRAVIETYTRGANLEIVEVPWDESGRLDIEKLKEAVENAAGVYVEMANFFGLVEENVREIGEIAKEAGAYFVVGADPTMLGIFEAPGELGADIAVGEASYLGNPMNFGGPRAGVFAVRDDKKIIRQMPGRIIGMTKDAEGKRAFVMTLQTREQHIRRAKATSNICSNEALVAVASAIHLASLGPKGLKELGEVILKNTAYLKRRLSEVAGVPFEGLYFKDVPARFEKPYGEIHEALLARGIHGGYYIREHFPELGETALFSATETTRKEWVDALIEALKEVTGR; encoded by the coding sequence ATGGGAAAGCACTACCTTCCCAACCTCGCCCAGAGGGATGAAATGTTGAGGGAAATCGGCTTCAGCTCAATCGAAGAGCTCTTCTCGGACGTCCCGGAGGGAATGGTTAAGGAGTTCAACCTCCCCGAAGGAAAGAGCGAGTACGAGGTCTTTCTCGAGCTCAACGAGGTCCTCTCGAAGAACAAAACCGTTCTCGATATGCCGAGCTTCCTCGGAGCTGGAACATACTTCCACTACGTCCCGGCTCACGTTAAGTACCTCATCGAGAGGAGCGAGTTCCTGACCGCCTACACACCCTACCAGCCCGAGATAAGCCAGGGGATGCTCCAGGCTCTCTTTGAGTACCAGAGCATGATGGCCGAGCTCTACGGCCTGCCTGTCGTCAACTCCTCGATGTACGACTGGGGGACGGCAATAGCTGAGGCCGCTTTGATGACGGTTAGGCTCCACAGGGGAAAGAGGAAGCGCTTCGTGATTCCGAAGGCGATAAGCCCGGAGAAGAGGGCCGTCATCGAGACCTACACGCGCGGTGCGAACCTTGAGATAGTCGAGGTCCCCTGGGACGAGAGCGGTAGGCTCGACATCGAGAAGCTCAAGGAGGCAGTTGAAAACGCGGCCGGAGTTTACGTCGAGATGGCCAACTTCTTCGGTCTCGTTGAAGAGAACGTGAGGGAGATAGGCGAGATAGCCAAGGAAGCAGGAGCCTACTTCGTCGTTGGGGCCGACCCGACGATGCTCGGAATCTTTGAGGCCCCCGGCGAACTCGGGGCGGACATAGCGGTCGGCGAGGCATCTTATCTGGGCAACCCCATGAACTTCGGCGGACCGAGGGCCGGTGTTTTTGCAGTCAGGGACGACAAGAAAATAATCCGCCAGATGCCGGGCAGGATAATCGGAATGACGAAAGATGCCGAAGGAAAGAGGGCATTCGTCATGACGCTCCAGACGAGGGAGCAGCACATCAGGCGCGCTAAAGCTACGTCGAACATCTGCTCCAACGAGGCACTCGTTGCCGTTGCTTCCGCCATACACCTGGCCAGCCTCGGGCCGAAGGGCCTGAAGGAGCTCGGCGAGGTCATACTCAAGAACACCGCCTACTTGAAGAGAAGGCTGAGCGAGGTTGCTGGGGTTCCCTTCGAAGGCCTCTACTTCAAGGACGTGCCGGCTCGCTTCGAAAAGCCCTACGGCGAGATACACGAGGCCCTTCTGGCGAGGGGAATACACGGCGGCTACTACATCAGGGAGCACTTTCCTGAGCTGGGCGAGACAGCGCTCTTCTCGGCGACCGAGACAACGAGAAAGGAATGGGTAGATGCCCTAATCGAGGCCCTCAAGGAGGTGACTGGGCGGTGA
- a CDS encoding antitoxin family protein, whose protein sequence is MSEVVEAVYEKGTLRPIKPVKLREGQRVRVIIEEDFIEASFGKVKSKVPLEVLEEAYHDYLLERASAR, encoded by the coding sequence GTGAGCGAGGTCGTTGAGGCGGTGTATGAGAAGGGGACCTTGCGGCCCATCAAGCCGGTTAAGCTCCGCGAGGGGCAGAGAGTCAGAGTCATCATCGAGGAGGACTTCATAGAGGCCAGCTTTGGAAAGGTGAAGAGCAAAGTCCCGTTAGAGGTGCTGGAGGAGGCCTACCATGACTACCTCCTTGAGAGAGCGAGTGCTCGTTGA